One genomic region from Dehalobacter restrictus DSM 9455 encodes:
- a CDS encoding reductive dehalogenase: protein MNKDVKNAEENRTNKKEMSRRSFLLGSTALAATAGVLAATAIPGVAKAAELGYKVNYEKGKPGQWSMLKPEADYGGISVNYVNNNKEWLGSTQIVGEIPRLRQYDGGFNRALRNELGPKAKYGILSFDFRRYPLATGTATVQNNLVTLCEGKPAQDKLPIPDPEKMSMNIKDVAYFLNADEVGIGLTPEFAPWETMVTDKPGMIAGKPYEEVCKPNVVSAATHPYTICVSVDKHLETFLGSTGYDGIANSQSNRATMILSGIVTSIAAYIRALGYEAVASHQGKEYVIIPPVAIASGLGEQPRVPQGVAHPRLGFRHMIACVSTNLPLAPDKPIEFGAKDFCRVCKKCAQTCPAQAISYDDDEIVHNGYKRWDFNLDACIHFRAENEEGVCCAQCMKVCPWNSKEDSWFHKAGITIGASGRTSANLLVKIDDMFGYGTEVIPRFKWWLEWPELYKIKIPTNN from the coding sequence AGCTAAAGCAGCAGAGCTCGGCTACAAGGTGAATTATGAAAAAGGAAAACCCGGGCAATGGTCTATGCTGAAACCGGAAGCGGACTATGGTGGGATTAGTGTAAACTACGTTAATAATAACAAAGAATGGTTAGGTTCTACGCAAATTGTTGGGGAGATACCGAGGTTACGGCAGTATGACGGCGGTTTTAATAGGGCATTACGTAATGAGCTGGGACCGAAAGCAAAATACGGTATACTCAGCTTTGATTTCCGTCGCTATCCGCTGGCTACCGGAACTGCAACTGTTCAAAACAATTTAGTTACACTTTGTGAAGGCAAACCGGCACAAGACAAATTGCCTATTCCTGACCCGGAAAAAATGTCTATGAACATTAAAGACGTTGCCTATTTTTTAAATGCCGACGAAGTTGGCATAGGATTGACACCGGAGTTCGCCCCTTGGGAAACCATGGTTACAGATAAGCCTGGTATGATAGCAGGAAAGCCTTACGAAGAAGTTTGTAAGCCTAATGTTGTAAGTGCTGCCACTCATCCATATACCATTTGTGTATCGGTTGATAAACATCTGGAAACATTTTTGGGATCTACCGGCTACGACGGTATCGCCAATTCTCAATCCAACAGAGCAACAATGATACTATCAGGAATTGTCACTTCCATAGCCGCATATATCAGAGCTCTCGGTTACGAAGCTGTTGCTTCTCACCAGGGAAAAGAATATGTTATTATCCCTCCGGTTGCTATTGCCAGCGGTCTTGGTGAACAACCCAGGGTACCTCAGGGGGTAGCTCATCCCAGACTAGGGTTTAGACACATGATTGCCTGTGTTTCGACAAATCTTCCGCTAGCTCCTGATAAACCTATTGAATTTGGCGCAAAGGACTTCTGCCGTGTATGTAAAAAATGTGCCCAAACCTGTCCTGCTCAGGCCATCAGCTATGATGATGATGAAATAGTTCATAATGGCTATAAGCGATGGGATTTTAATCTGGACGCTTGTATACATTTCAGAGCTGAAAATGAAGAAGGTGTCTGCTGTGCCCAATGTATGAAGGTCTGCCCCTGGAACTCCAAGGAAGACTCCTGGTTCCATAAAGCGGGTATTACAATCGGCGCAAGCGGTCGTACATCTGCAAATCTACTGGTTAAAATTGACGATATGTTTGGGTATGGCACAGAGGTCATTCCAAGGTTTAAGTGGTGGCTTGAGTGGCCGGAATTATACAAAATTAAAATCCCGACTAATAACTAA
- a CDS encoding Crp/Fnr family transcriptional regulator, giving the protein MDYLERNYLPENFYGIPALIDYSNLGEMCTFKKGDPIILPGQYLKKLLLIIDGKVKVSRLSSSGREHFQYFAEKNAIINELFPSEDSPLQIIATRNTQTCMFTSGQLLQIISNDNTIALEILKGLSQKSNYFEEKLVERTYDTATTRICHLIRNLVLQVGVYEDGKCLIDIPLPQNYISQITGLHFITVCNVIKKLKNEKILGKDGKKLIVYDVEKLNKYLMLYEEE; this is encoded by the coding sequence ATGGATTATTTAGAGAGAAACTATTTGCCGGAAAATTTCTATGGTATACCTGCATTAATTGATTATTCTAATTTGGGCGAAATGTGTACCTTTAAAAAGGGAGATCCCATAATCCTTCCAGGCCAGTATTTGAAAAAACTATTATTAATTATTGATGGTAAAGTTAAAGTTTCCAGGCTTTCTTCAAGTGGCAGGGAACATTTTCAATACTTTGCCGAAAAGAATGCTATCATTAATGAGCTTTTTCCTTCGGAAGACAGTCCGTTACAAATTATTGCAACTCGCAATACCCAAACATGTATGTTTACAAGTGGACAGCTTCTGCAGATCATCTCCAATGACAATACGATTGCGCTAGAAATCCTTAAGGGTTTAAGCCAAAAATCAAACTACTTTGAAGAAAAGTTAGTAGAAAGAACCTATGATACAGCTACAACAAGAATATGTCATCTGATTAGAAATCTTGTTTTACAGGTAGGCGTATATGAGGATGGAAAGTGTCTTATTGACATCCCCTTGCCGCAGAACTATATTTCACAAATTACCGGGTTGCATTTTATAACGGTGTGCAATGTCATTAAAAAACTAAAAAACGAAAAGATCTTAGGAAAGGACGGGAAGAAACTTATCGTCTATGATGTGGAAAAGCTAAATAAATACCTTATGCTTTATGAAGAAGAATAG